A single window of Lepeophtheirus salmonis chromosome 2, UVic_Lsal_1.4, whole genome shotgun sequence DNA harbors:
- the LOC121113528 gene encoding fasciclin-3 isoform X6, which translates to MRGFECNSVRSFVLLTLFVFGVSGTLNVNQNRESVTLRVGEDEHLQCSTTLTIKGCMFLSPQGDQFFIFDNANYGRIEAASETDMECKIRIPSISEQDNGDWKCIITALSEDGTPIQGNATISVTVAVPPSKMELFVDGVEAESTDLQMKLIPDDHKEIKCVALHARPAPTFTWTLNEEPLHGNIEDSEEVLENGTVNYAQTLLYYPDAKHNGVELKCSLSHEAYSPAQLDSRENERGLNIKLLYKPLESEKTQEFYVQSEGEAKTFNMVFEAFPEPTEVYWDLSGMESHLQQGDTSFNDKYTSSELTPGDTNGEYSISLTIEGVSVEDTKNESSLFVKNSEGETEYKFKIKLGREPAAESMGSGPVVGVVIIILIILILIGLALLIRSKGLFCFAAKTKKSHSSDVERAVEKEGIPPTKNETSKGEAQM; encoded by the exons TTTCTGGGACGCTCAATGTTAATCAAAATCGTGAGTCTGTTACCCTAAGAGTCGGTGAAGATGAACACCTTCAATGTTCTACCACACTTACAATCAAGGGTTGTATGTTCCTTTCTCCTCAAGGCGATCAGTTCTTTATCTTCGACAATGCAAATTATGGACGGATTGAGGCTGCTAGTGAGACAGACATGGAATGTAAAATTCGAATCCCATCGATATCAGAACAAGACAATGGGGATTGGAAATGTATTATAACAGCATTATCAGAGGATGGCACTCCTATTCAGGGAAATGCTACAATCTCCGTAACTGTTGcag TTCCTCCTTCCAAAATGGAGTTGTTCGTGGATGGTGTGGAGGCGGAAAGTACCGACCTTCAAATGAAGCTAATTCCTGATGATCACAAGGAGATCAAATGTGTTGCTTTGCACGCTCGTCCAGCTCCTACATTTACATGGACTTTAAATGAAGAACCTcttcat GGTAACATTGAGGATTCTGAAGAAGTTTTAGAGAATGGAACTGTGAACTATGCACAAACTCTCCTTTATTACCCAGATGCCAAACACAATGGAGTCGAACTCAAGTGTAGCCTGAGCCATGAGGCATATAGCCCTGCTCAACTTGATTCTCGGGAAAATGAAAGAGGACTAAACATCAAATTACTTTACAAGCCTTTGGAGAGTGAAAAAACACAGGAATTCTACGTTCAGAGTGAAGGTGAAGCTAAGACATTTAATATGGTATTTGAAGCATTTCCTGAGCCAACAGAGGTCTACTGGGATTTGAGTGGAATGGAATCTCATCTTCAACAAGGAGACACTAGTTTCAATGACAAGTACACATCCTCCGAACTTACCCCAGGA GATACTAACGGAGAATACAGTATCTCTCTCACTATCGAAGGTGTTTCAGTTGAAGATACCAAAAATGAGAGTTCCTTATTCGTCAAAAACTCAGAAGGAGAGACAGagtacaaattcaaaattaaattgggaCGAGAGCCTGCTGCAG AATCCATGGGCTCTGGACCCGTTGTTGgtgttgtcatcattattctcatcatcttaatattaattggtcTTGCATTACTTATTAGATCAAAGGGGTTATTCTGCTTTGCAG CCAAGACGAAAAAAAGTCATTCCAGTGACGTGGAACGAGCTGTGGAAAAGGAAGG
- the LOC121113528 gene encoding fasciclin-3 isoform X5: MRGFECNSVRSFVLLTLFVFGVSGTLNVNQNRESVTLRVGEDEHLQCSTTLTIKGCMFLSPQGDQFFIFDNANYGRIEAASETDMECKIRIPSISEQDNGDWKCIITALSEDGTPIQGNATISVTVAVPPSKMELFVDGVEAESTDLQMKLIPDDHKEIKCVALHARPAPTFTWTLNEEPLHGNIEDSEEVLENGTVNYAQTLLYYPDAKHNGVELKCSLSHEAYSPAQLDSRENERGLNIKLLYKPLESEKTQEFYVQSEGEAKTFNMVFEAFPEPTEVYWDLSGMESHLQQGDTSFNDKYTSSELTPGDTNGEYSISLTIEGVSVEDTKNESSLFVKNSEGETEYKFKIKLGREPAADIPSVSRSENPDEGESMGSGPVVGVVIIILIILILIGLALLIRSKGLFCFAAKTKKSHSSDVERAVEKEGIPPTKNETSKGEAQM, encoded by the exons TTTCTGGGACGCTCAATGTTAATCAAAATCGTGAGTCTGTTACCCTAAGAGTCGGTGAAGATGAACACCTTCAATGTTCTACCACACTTACAATCAAGGGTTGTATGTTCCTTTCTCCTCAAGGCGATCAGTTCTTTATCTTCGACAATGCAAATTATGGACGGATTGAGGCTGCTAGTGAGACAGACATGGAATGTAAAATTCGAATCCCATCGATATCAGAACAAGACAATGGGGATTGGAAATGTATTATAACAGCATTATCAGAGGATGGCACTCCTATTCAGGGAAATGCTACAATCTCCGTAACTGTTGcag TTCCTCCTTCCAAAATGGAGTTGTTCGTGGATGGTGTGGAGGCGGAAAGTACCGACCTTCAAATGAAGCTAATTCCTGATGATCACAAGGAGATCAAATGTGTTGCTTTGCACGCTCGTCCAGCTCCTACATTTACATGGACTTTAAATGAAGAACCTcttcat GGTAACATTGAGGATTCTGAAGAAGTTTTAGAGAATGGAACTGTGAACTATGCACAAACTCTCCTTTATTACCCAGATGCCAAACACAATGGAGTCGAACTCAAGTGTAGCCTGAGCCATGAGGCATATAGCCCTGCTCAACTTGATTCTCGGGAAAATGAAAGAGGACTAAACATCAAATTACTTTACAAGCCTTTGGAGAGTGAAAAAACACAGGAATTCTACGTTCAGAGTGAAGGTGAAGCTAAGACATTTAATATGGTATTTGAAGCATTTCCTGAGCCAACAGAGGTCTACTGGGATTTGAGTGGAATGGAATCTCATCTTCAACAAGGAGACACTAGTTTCAATGACAAGTACACATCCTCCGAACTTACCCCAGGA GATACTAACGGAGAATACAGTATCTCTCTCACTATCGAAGGTGTTTCAGTTGAAGATACCAAAAATGAGAGTTCCTTATTCGTCAAAAACTCAGAAGGAGAGACAGagtacaaattcaaaattaaattgggaCGAGAGCCTGCTGCAG ATATTCCTAGCGTGTCACGATCCGAAAATCCCGATGAAGGGG AATCCATGGGCTCTGGACCCGTTGTTGgtgttgtcatcattattctcatcatcttaatattaattggtcTTGCATTACTTATTAGATCAAAGGGGTTATTCTGCTTTGCAG CCAAGACGAAAAAAAGTCATTCCAGTGACGTGGAACGAGCTGTGGAAAAGGAAGG
- the LOC121113528 gene encoding fasciclin-3 isoform X3, with the protein MRGFECNSVRSFVLLTLFVFGVSGTLNVNQNRESVTLRVGEDEHLQCSTTLTIKGCMFLSPQGDQFFIFDNANYGRIEAASETDMECKIRIPSISEQDNGDWKCIITALSEDGTPIQGNATISVTVAVPPSKMELFVDGVEAESTDLQMKLIPDDHKEIKCVALHARPAPTFTWTLNEEPLHGNIEDSEEVLENGTVNYAQTLLYYPDAKHNGVELKCSLSHEAYSPAQLDSRENERGLNIKLLYKPLESEKTQEFYVQSEGEAKTFNMVFEAFPEPTEVYWDLSGMESHLQQGDTSFNDKYTSSELTPGDTNGEYSISLTIEGVSVEDTKNESSLFVKNSEGETEYKFKIKLGREPAADIPSVSRSENPDEGESMGSGPVVGVVIIILIILILIGLALLIRSKGLFCFAAKGGEPLEEEKDGAAFDGMEKGESVPPPPVVKPESLKTPEDKKATPEETKPLTEPLTVNEPKSVEAPAPVSDEKKEEGSENK; encoded by the exons TTTCTGGGACGCTCAATGTTAATCAAAATCGTGAGTCTGTTACCCTAAGAGTCGGTGAAGATGAACACCTTCAATGTTCTACCACACTTACAATCAAGGGTTGTATGTTCCTTTCTCCTCAAGGCGATCAGTTCTTTATCTTCGACAATGCAAATTATGGACGGATTGAGGCTGCTAGTGAGACAGACATGGAATGTAAAATTCGAATCCCATCGATATCAGAACAAGACAATGGGGATTGGAAATGTATTATAACAGCATTATCAGAGGATGGCACTCCTATTCAGGGAAATGCTACAATCTCCGTAACTGTTGcag TTCCTCCTTCCAAAATGGAGTTGTTCGTGGATGGTGTGGAGGCGGAAAGTACCGACCTTCAAATGAAGCTAATTCCTGATGATCACAAGGAGATCAAATGTGTTGCTTTGCACGCTCGTCCAGCTCCTACATTTACATGGACTTTAAATGAAGAACCTcttcat GGTAACATTGAGGATTCTGAAGAAGTTTTAGAGAATGGAACTGTGAACTATGCACAAACTCTCCTTTATTACCCAGATGCCAAACACAATGGAGTCGAACTCAAGTGTAGCCTGAGCCATGAGGCATATAGCCCTGCTCAACTTGATTCTCGGGAAAATGAAAGAGGACTAAACATCAAATTACTTTACAAGCCTTTGGAGAGTGAAAAAACACAGGAATTCTACGTTCAGAGTGAAGGTGAAGCTAAGACATTTAATATGGTATTTGAAGCATTTCCTGAGCCAACAGAGGTCTACTGGGATTTGAGTGGAATGGAATCTCATCTTCAACAAGGAGACACTAGTTTCAATGACAAGTACACATCCTCCGAACTTACCCCAGGA GATACTAACGGAGAATACAGTATCTCTCTCACTATCGAAGGTGTTTCAGTTGAAGATACCAAAAATGAGAGTTCCTTATTCGTCAAAAACTCAGAAGGAGAGACAGagtacaaattcaaaattaaattgggaCGAGAGCCTGCTGCAG ATATTCCTAGCGTGTCACGATCCGAAAATCCCGATGAAGGGG AATCCATGGGCTCTGGACCCGTTGTTGgtgttgtcatcattattctcatcatcttaatattaattggtcTTGCATTACTTATTAGATCAAAGGGGTTATTCTGCTTTGCAG CAAAAGGTGGAGAGcctttagaagaagaaaaagatggGGCTGCATTTGATGGAATGGAAAAGGGAGAGTCTGTTCCTCCTCCTCCCGTGGTTAAACCCGAATCTTTGAAAACCCCTGAAGACAAAAAGGCGACTCCAGAGGAAACTAAACCTCTTACAGAGCCACTAACAGTCAATGAGCCAAAGTCCGTGGAGGCACCAGCTCCGGTCTCTGATGAGAAGAAAGAAGAAGGATCGgagaataaatag
- the LOC121113528 gene encoding fasciclin-3 isoform X4 — protein sequence MRGFECNSVRSFVLLTLFVFGVSGTLNVNQNRESVTLRVGEDEHLQCSTTLTIKGCMFLSPQGDQFFIFDNANYGRIEAASETDMECKIRIPSISEQDNGDWKCIITALSEDGTPIQGNATISVTVAVPPSKMELFVDGVEAESTDLQMKLIPDDHKEIKCVALHARPAPTFTWTLNEEPLHGNIEDSEEVLENGTVNYAQTLLYYPDAKHNGVELKCSLSHEAYSPAQLDSRENERGLNIKLLYKPLESEKTQEFYVQSEGEAKTFNMVFEAFPEPTEVYWDLSGMESHLQQGDTSFNDKYTSSELTPGDTNGEYSISLTIEGVSVEDTKNESSLFVKNSEGETEYKFKIKLGREPAAESMGSGPVVGVVIIILIILILIGLALLIRSKGLFCFAAKGGEPLEEEKDGAAFDGMEKGESVPPPPVVKPESLKTPEDKKATPEETKPLTEPLTVNEPKSVEAPAPVSDEKKEEGSENK from the exons TTTCTGGGACGCTCAATGTTAATCAAAATCGTGAGTCTGTTACCCTAAGAGTCGGTGAAGATGAACACCTTCAATGTTCTACCACACTTACAATCAAGGGTTGTATGTTCCTTTCTCCTCAAGGCGATCAGTTCTTTATCTTCGACAATGCAAATTATGGACGGATTGAGGCTGCTAGTGAGACAGACATGGAATGTAAAATTCGAATCCCATCGATATCAGAACAAGACAATGGGGATTGGAAATGTATTATAACAGCATTATCAGAGGATGGCACTCCTATTCAGGGAAATGCTACAATCTCCGTAACTGTTGcag TTCCTCCTTCCAAAATGGAGTTGTTCGTGGATGGTGTGGAGGCGGAAAGTACCGACCTTCAAATGAAGCTAATTCCTGATGATCACAAGGAGATCAAATGTGTTGCTTTGCACGCTCGTCCAGCTCCTACATTTACATGGACTTTAAATGAAGAACCTcttcat GGTAACATTGAGGATTCTGAAGAAGTTTTAGAGAATGGAACTGTGAACTATGCACAAACTCTCCTTTATTACCCAGATGCCAAACACAATGGAGTCGAACTCAAGTGTAGCCTGAGCCATGAGGCATATAGCCCTGCTCAACTTGATTCTCGGGAAAATGAAAGAGGACTAAACATCAAATTACTTTACAAGCCTTTGGAGAGTGAAAAAACACAGGAATTCTACGTTCAGAGTGAAGGTGAAGCTAAGACATTTAATATGGTATTTGAAGCATTTCCTGAGCCAACAGAGGTCTACTGGGATTTGAGTGGAATGGAATCTCATCTTCAACAAGGAGACACTAGTTTCAATGACAAGTACACATCCTCCGAACTTACCCCAGGA GATACTAACGGAGAATACAGTATCTCTCTCACTATCGAAGGTGTTTCAGTTGAAGATACCAAAAATGAGAGTTCCTTATTCGTCAAAAACTCAGAAGGAGAGACAGagtacaaattcaaaattaaattgggaCGAGAGCCTGCTGCAG AATCCATGGGCTCTGGACCCGTTGTTGgtgttgtcatcattattctcatcatcttaatattaattggtcTTGCATTACTTATTAGATCAAAGGGGTTATTCTGCTTTGCAG CAAAAGGTGGAGAGcctttagaagaagaaaaagatggGGCTGCATTTGATGGAATGGAAAAGGGAGAGTCTGTTCCTCCTCCTCCCGTGGTTAAACCCGAATCTTTGAAAACCCCTGAAGACAAAAAGGCGACTCCAGAGGAAACTAAACCTCTTACAGAGCCACTAACAGTCAATGAGCCAAAGTCCGTGGAGGCACCAGCTCCGGTCTCTGATGAGAAGAAAGAAGAAGGATCGgagaataaatag